GGTGACTAAACATACCCCAATAATTCGATCGCTTTTTTGTAAAACTTTAGTTAATTCCTCGCGCCCGTCTCCTAAAGGTACGTCTCGCAGCACGTCTAAGCCAATGACTGCCGGCTGCATTTTTTCGAGTTTTTGTAAGATTTCAGCTATTTTGCGATCGGATATCGGCCACTGCTTCAGTTTCTGAATGTCTGCCTCGGTAATCCCCACAATTAGCAAGCGCGAGTCGGGCTGGGAATCGGGACGCCACCTCACCATTTGGTCGTAGGCGGTTAATTCAATTGGTTCGAGTATTCCTAGCTGTCTGCCCCCCACCAAGGATAACGTTACTGCCGTGCTAGCAATTAATACCGACCTAGCAAAGAAGAGTGATGATTTATACTTTTGACTGAATTGAGCCGCTGCCGATCGCATTTTGTTAAATATTTTAGTCATGAGCCCACCATGAAAATTTGCATCTTTTTACCAGAGAAATGGGTCTAAAGCCCCGTCCTTCCCTTGACGGCTTTTTCTTGGAGAGCGACCGTATTAACTCCCTGAGAACATCGGTTTTTGTTCTGCCTACAACTTTGCAATAAGTTTCAAGGACTTCTAGCTCCGATTCTTCTCTCCTGAAATCCAATCTTTTCTTCATGATTCTGTACAGAAAAATGCTGTATAATAGTAGCATGAAAACACTGAAGTTCAAACTTTATCAGCACAATCGAAATCGATACCTGAAGCTGCAAATCAATGCTGCTGGGGTGATCTATAACCACGCAATTGCGCTGCATAAACGGTACTATCGGATGTTCAAAAAGCATCTGAACTGCGCCAAACTTCAAGCTCATATCGCCAAGATTCGCAAGCGTAATCAGTTCTGGCAGTCTGTTGGTTCTCAGGCTGTACAGGACATTTGCCAGAGGATTGAGAAGGCGTACCAACTGTTCTTCAAGCACCACAAAAAAGGAGTTAGGCCGCCCAACTTTAAAAAAGTCAGAAAATATAAATCGTTCACGCTGAAGCAAGCAGGCTATAAATTCTTGGGTGGCAACCGTATCAAAATTGGGAGTCGAGTCTACCAGTATTGGAACAGTCGAGAGATTGAGGGAACGGTTAAGACTGTGACCATTAAACGAACTTCTTTGGGAGAGCTTTTTATGGTTGTGGTCGTTGATAGTTCTGAGTTGGTAATTGAAGTCGAGACGAGTAGAATCGCTGGCTTTGATTTTGGTTTGAAAACTTTCCTCACTTGCTCTGATGGCTCCAAGATTGAATCGCCCCAATTCCT
The sequence above is drawn from the Microcoleus sp. bin38.metabat.b11b12b14.051 genome and encodes:
- a CDS encoding RNA-guided endonuclease TnpB family protein: MKTLKFKLYQHNRNRYLKLQINAAGVIYNHAIALHKRYYRMFKKHLNCAKLQAHIAKIRKRNQFWQSVGSQAVQDICQRIEKAYQLFFKHHKKGVRPPNFKKVRKYKSFTLKQAGYKFLGGNRIKIGSRVYQYWNSREIEGTVKTVTIKRTSLGELFMVVVVDSSELVIEVETSRIAGFDFGLKTFLTCSDGSKIESPQFLKQSINEITKASRKLSSKKKGSANREQARKHLVRKHEDVTNRRSDWFWKLAHKLIDKFDVLCFETLNLKGMQRLWGRKISDLAFREFLQILEWVAKKKGKQVVCIDRWYPSSKTCSCCGHVLESLELSVRVWRCPRVQFGKRPRLQCSLKYLCGGGIHR